The region TTATTTTCATCTTCTTGAACTTTCTAAGAAGGTATCTTGAGACCTCCTCTGGTATATCAGGCATTGGTAAAAGTCTGTCCATCAGTTCAACTATATGAACTTTACTTCCGTATGCAGAAAGTATATAACCAAGCTCACACCCGGCAACACCACCGCCAACTATGATTATTTCCTCAGGAAGACTGTCTGTTCTTTCAAGGAGATCTTCTGTTGTTATAACAAAATTTCCGTCTGGGATTATATTTCCAACGGATACAGGGATAGATCCTGTGGCTATAAGAATATTTTCCCCTTTTATTACCTCTTTTGACCCATCTTCTTTTATAACCTCTACCTCATTCTGTCCTATAATCCTACCCCTTCCTTTATAAACTGGGACTTTCTTTGTTTTTAGGAGCATATTAAGACTTTTTCTGAGGAATGAGATAGCTTTTTCCTTTCCTTCCCATGCCTTTTTAAAGTTTATTGAGACATTCTGTATTTCTATGCCGTAATTATCCAGAACATTTAGCTTTTCAATCTGGTGGGCACCTGTCCAGAAATACTTTGTAGGAATACAGGCTCTGTTAAGACAGTTTCCACCAACCTTACTTTTTTCAACAATGGCTATATTGAGCTTTTTTCTTAATGCAGTTAAGGTGGCTTCAAAGCCACCTGGACCCATTCCAATGATTATTAGATCATACATATTCATTCCTGCTATGGTGTACATTGATCATCATTATCGCCGATAAACTGGTCAAAAATCACGTATGCACCTACCTCAATCTTTATATCCTTGTCGTAAAGAACCTCGCTTCCCTCAATAATCAGTTTTACATTATAAGCACCTCTTAAGTTGTTAGTATAGAAATACTCTTTTAGATCCTGAGCTGCTACAACAAAGCTACACGTTGTTTCTGTTTCTGGCTGAACTGTACATGCTGTAGGATATAGTCTGGCAGCTATCTGTGGAGAAGTTGTATTTGCAGGGTAATACTCAACTCTATATTTAGTGAATGTAACATCTGATGGGACTATCCCTCCATTTATAGGAACTGATTTAAAAGTTACGTTTACTGTAACATTACTACCTGAAATGATATATTCATCACAGATATTATCTCCATTGTAATCCTTTCTGTCTACAATATCGGCTTGAATGTAACTTGGATCTATACTTAAAGTGTCCATAAATACAGAGTTTCCAACATCTGACCCAGGACCTGTCCCACATGAGTTCAGTATAAGAGCTGAAGCTAATAAGACTCCACTAACCACCATCTTCCTCATATTAAACACCCTCATAGATATTATTGTTAGTATTAACAAAATTCCAAAGAATGAGTAGTCTATATCTGAGCCTAATGAACAACCACCTCCACTTCCTGATGTTTCAGGAGGTGTTGTTGAACCTCCTCCGTTATCGGGAGTACTTGTAGTTGTTGACTCACTTCCTATAACAATAGGATCTTCAATTATACCGGTCTGCGAGTTTAAATCTAGATCACCATTATCAAGAATAGGATATGTAATACTATTTCCTGAAACAATAAAGTTTGATATTTTTATCCAGTTTCCGGAGTTGTTTATCTTGTAAACAGCTAAATTTGAGGGGATTGACTGTAAGACAACAGTTATATTTACCGTCTGAGGGGTTGTGCTTCCAGTATTTACTGTAAACGATACAGCCTTTGAAGGGGTGAAATCTGCTGGCTTACTGTCAAGATACGGTATACTTGACAGCTCAATGAAATCAACAACAGTTCCTATATCTGATAGAACCTTAACCCCTGTTGCTTCAGCAACCATATTAAGTGTAAATGTGTTTCCTATACTGTCCTCCAATGTCAGTGTTGCTGTGTGTGCTTTTATCTCTGAAGGTATGTATGAAACTGTGAATTCATAGAACTCACCAGGGTTTACTGTTAAAGGAGTGGTTAATCCTAATATGTAGAAATTGACATTATCAGATATTGAGTAGCTGTTTATTGTTATACTATTGGCTGTTGAAAGATTTACAATTCTTACTTTTATATCTTTTTTATCATTTATGAAAACCTTATTAAAGTTTAATGTGGTTATACTGTTACCGGATTCATCCTGTAGCTCCCATGAAGCACCTTTTATAACTCCTATTCCCTGAACAAGAATCTCCACCTGCTGGGATGCGTTGTTTGTTATCTGTAGTTTCATATTGTGAGAACCTGCTGTATTTGGATGGAATATCAGGGTAAGATTAAGTGAAGATCCGGGAATTATATCAAAGGTTGTTCCATCACAGGCTGTTATCTCTGAAGGTGGATTTTTAAACTCGTATATATCCGGCATTAAAGATGTACCGGATTCAGTGATACAGTCTATTGACAGAACTCTATCACCTGAGTTTTTGATAGATATACTGTATTCTGAGCTCTCATTTTTTATTCCCACTTCACCAAAATCTATTGATAGAGGGTATAGAACTGTTCCATCAGAGTCAAGCAGTGTTAGCTGTGGCTGACCTATCGTAAACCTCTGACCATAAATGTTTGAACCACATGGTTGTGAGCCTGTTCCACAGGTATAACTGTTAGCCTCTCTGGCATCTTTCCACAGGGCAATATATTCCTGAGTTTCGGTATTGAAGGACACAACAGGATTTCTCTGGTTAAACGGTCTGGTATTTATTATAAAGTTACTGCCTCTAAGACTTCCTTCAGAGTCAACATATTGACCGTATATATCTAAGTTTTCGTTTGATGTTGTGCCGTTTCTACCGTCCTGCCATGCAACGAAAAATCTTTGATTTACTGGATCAAACTCAACAAAAGGATCTGTCTGTTTGCTGTTTTCAACGTTAGGATCCTGATTTCCATCACCGTCAGCGTCCTGATAGGAGATCAGTATATTACGGCTGTAAGTTCCCACCCCTGAGGAAACTAACTGTCCATAAATCTTTTTGTTGTTATTTTCAGGAACATTCTCCCAGACCACAAGAAATCTTTTTGATACAGGATCAAAAGCTACAGAAGGATTATAAGAAGGGGTTGTCAGACTGTAATCTATGAATGTATGCTGAACCGTTCCTAAAGGAATCTGGGAATACCATATGCCGTATATATGTTTTATACCATCTTCAGGATCAGGTTCTATAGATAGGGATGAGTCTATTGTATCTCCAGCGTTACACACCCCATTTGCATCCTGATCCTGACAGGTACAGGTCAGTTTTGCGATATGTCTTCTTCCTTCATATATTATCATCTGCTCATTGGCCGTGGTATCTATTCCTACAACAGGATTGTCAGTTTCTGTAAAGAACTCAAATGTGTATATCTCTTCAAATGTTGATTTTGATACAGATATAAGACGTGATCTGTTTGATGATACCGTTCCTACATTTCTGATAGTATCTACAGACAGGACTGTTAGAGTGCTATCTATAATTGCATAACCTATATATGAGTTATCCCCTACAGAATAGGCGGCTGTTGTCAGTCCAAAACATGTCTCAGCTGTTATATCATTTTCATCTCTGCTCTCAACAAAAACAAGAAAATATCTGTCATTTACCGGATCATATTTGATATACGGTTTCTGTCTGGATAAAAGACTCTCACCACCTATAGATGTGTATCCTAAACTGAAACCTGAAGGGGCAGGTATGTTATACCCGGAGCAGTCGTTTACATTTAATGTAGATACATCTATGAGATTAAAATATATATATCCTCCTGATGTTGTGCCTCTTGAGTCCTGCCACGCAAAAAGAATATTCTGGTTGTTTGGATTATATGTCACAGTTGGGCTTGTCTGATTACCGGCAAAGGATGTTATCTGAATTTCATTTCCACATAATGTTCCATCAGATTTTATAAACTGTCCATAAATGTCTGATCCACAGGCTTCTGTTCCTGTACCGCAGGTGAATTTATTTGAGTTTCTGTCATCTTCCCATAAAACAAACCAGAGATTTTTATCTGGCAGATATACTACAGCTGGTTTTTGCTGGTTAAACTCCTTTATACTGACAGGGATCTCATCTCCCTTCAGATCTGCATAGGAAAAAAAGGAGAGCGATAAAAATAGAAGAATATTTATAACAGAGAAAAATCTATAATTTGCGGTAGAAATCATTATCCCGATCCTCCCATTACTCATATATTATCTTTGGTGTTATAAATATTAACAGTTCTTTGTTTGTTGTATTTATCCCTTTGTTCTTGAAAAGCCATCCGAAGAGCGGAACATTTCTAAGACCTGGAACACCGTTTTCAGTTTCCTGTTCTGTTTTTTCAAGTATTCCACCGATAACTATTGTTGTACCGTCTTTAGCTATAACCTTACTTGTTATACTTTTTGTGTTTATAGGTGGCTGTCCGTTTACAGCTCTTCCAAAATCAGGAACGTCCTGGGTAAGCTCTATGTTCATTATTATATTTCCGTCAAGTGTTGTTCTCGGGATAACATTAAGTTTTAAAAGGGCTTTTTTGAACTGAACCCTTGCTATAGCTGCACCACCTGCAGCACCAAATGTTGAGTAAGGAACCTCAATACCCTGTGATATCTCCGCACCTTCACCATCTATAGTAATAACCTTAGGTCTTGATAAAATCCTTGATTTTCCTATCTGCTCAAGAGCTGAAAGCTGGATATCAAGGCTTGTTGTCAGTCCTCTAACAATACCAATAGACATTGAGGCACCTTTTCCAACATCAACATTTCCAGCAGGAAAGTCAAACATATATCCTGTTGCTGTTCCTGTTGTTACTCCATATCCGATATTTCCTGCACCACCAGATGCTGCAAATCCCCACTGAATACCAAGATCCCTTTTATAACTTGATTCTATCTGGACTATACGGGCTTCAATAGCGATCTGGTATGGTCTTTTTAACAGAACCTCGGAAAAATCTTTATAAATCTTATCTATAACTTCAGGAACATCAGTTATACACACCTTTGGAAGAGATGTAATTATATTCTTTTCCTTTTCTGTTGCATATGATGATATTGTACTTCCACCTGTAGTTCCACCTGTTCCACCTGTTGTCTGCTTTTCAACCCCAAGGGCTTTTGATATCTCTTTTGATTTGTATATGACAGATCCGTACTTTGTGAGATAGCTTTCTTTTATTGTTATAAGAAGTTCTGCAGGTTCGAGGGCTCTAACATAGTAACATTTTGTTTTTATATCTATCTTCTGAGCTTTTGCTATTATTTTGCTTATCTTTGATATATTTGATTTTAACTCTATTACAGTAAGTTTGCCTGTTTTTTTGTTGTATTTGTATCTTCCGTAAGATGAGAGATTTTCAACAAGCTCGTCCTCTATCTCTTTAAAATCTTTGTAAGGTATCTCAACCTCTTTTTTTATCAGAAGCGATTCTATCTCTGCCCTTTTTGTTCTTATTTTTTTAAGTTCTTCTTCTCTTTCTTCTTCAAGCCTTGCTAATTTTTCTGCTTCTCTCTGTAGAGGTTTTTTGTACTCCTCAACCAACTGTTTTATCTTCTGAACATTCTCCTTCGTGTCCCTTACGTATATTGCGTTACTTGTTTTGTATACCTTTATCTCACCTGTAGGTGAGATATTTCCCTCAACAAGTTCAACAAAACTCTCAAATATCTCTTTACCAAGGTACTTTGTTATAACAGGGGATACTGTTATTAGTGCTTCTTCTGCAGGTTTTATTATATAAAGGTTTCCTTCTCTGACATATGTAAGACCGTTTTCTTTTAATGCGAGCCTGAACAGAGTTTCTATAGATGTTGGTTTTCTTATTGAAAGATACACCGCATTGTCTTTATTCTTTAGGGCTTCTTTATCCCATACTATATTTTTATTTGATAGTTTTGAAACAACATCTATAAAAGTGCTCAGTTTCGCACCGTAGAACTCTGCGGTCACCCTCTGCTGAGCGAAGGATTTTAATGTTAAAACCATCATTAAGATCAGTATTGAAAAAGTTATCTTTCTCATCTTCTACTCCCCTGTTATGTTAAGATCATCTTTTGATATACCGAGACTGCTTTCTAAAACCTCTTCAGGATCTTTTTCTGTTCTTATCAGTTTAGCACCTTCAGGTGTTTCAATAACTATATACTTATTTCCCCTTTCGTCTTTTATGTACCCGACTGTGTTTTCCATACCGGTAAATATATCCTCCTGTGAATACGAGGTATAAGCAAATAAAAGACCTGTAATTATCAAAGCTGTTATTTTTCCCATTCTATTTTCCCTCAGGTAAGTAGTAGGTTGAGACCACCATACTTATCTGCAACATATTTGCTGGCTGTTTTTTCTTTCCTGTCTTCTTAGCCCTTTCTATCACAACTTTGTCTATTCTTAAATACCTTTCGCTTTTTGAAAGATTTTTGATAAATCTTATAAGTTCTGAAACCTCACCTACCATATCCAGCGAGATAACTATTCTTTTCATATTTACAGCTGATTTGACCTTTTTCCCTTTTGATGGTGAGAGTATCTCAAGTCTGTCTTCAAGCTTGTTGTATCTGAGGAAAATATCCTCAGTTTTTGAAACCTTAAAGCTGTTTAGAGTCATCTTTGATCTGAATACAGATGTGGATATGAATGAAAGTATGTACTGTATATCCTCCTGTGGTGGAACTATATCTTTCAGCCTTTCAAGCTGTTTATTAAGCTGCTCTATCTCCTTTTGAACCATTACATACTTTTCTTCTAATTTTTTTCTTATCTCAGGTCTTGCAGCCCTTTTAAGTCTTTCTACCTGTAGCTGTAAGGACTGAACCTCATCCTGAAGGTTCTTCTTTTCAGTAAGTTTACTTTCTATCATTACCATATATATTCCATACAGTAATAGGACAGAGAAAAGGACTATCACCAGTATTTTCTGCCATTCTGGAAGCTCAGCCCACTGGGCTTTTAAAGATTCTAAATTCAAAACATGAACCCTCCAGTTATTATTCCTTCTTCTCTTTTTCAGCTACCTGCCATTTCCCCATATTAAAACTAAAGGAGTAGTAACTAACGTTTTTCCCGGCTTCCCGTGCTGTAGATTTAAACTTCAGGTCTGTATAGTATTTAGAAAGATTATTGTAAAACTCAGATATAAACCTTGGGTTGAATGTAAATCCTGACAGGTTAGATCTTGATCTTGTGATCTCCAGTCTGCTCAGCCATATCCCATCAGGCATACTTGTTGCTATTGATGTAATCATAGGAATAAAGTCTGTTTTCTCACTTGAGAGCTTCTCAAAGATCGCCATCTTCAGCTTGGTCTCTTCTTTTAGTTTCTCAGCCTCTGCAACTTTTTTCTTGAGCCTTCTTATCTCCTGCTCTATATCTTTATATCTGGCCCTTTCTTCAGCAAGTCTCTGTTTTTTCTCCTGAAGTTTGCTTACCGTTACGTTGAGATATGTGAGGTATAAAAGCTCACCTGCTATAAGTATTACAGGTATTCCTATGTACAGAACCGTTTTTGTTTTTAAAAACTCTATTCCTATCTTTCTACGTTCAAGCTTCTTTTTAACCTTCTCAGGATTAAGATTTATCTTAATCATCATCAAATCTCCTGTATGCTAATCCAAAGGGAACATTAAAAACACTCATGGATGTGCTTCCTTCAAGTTTTATATCAAGTGCAGTTATAGGCTCAAGCTCTACAAGAGTAAACCTTGTTGTAAATTTAAGCTGCATGTAAGCCTGTATCTCAGGAAATTTTCCTGATAACCCCGATATATAGATAACTTTCGGCTCATTTATAGTGAGGAAGAAGTAGTTTATCTCGTTTATCAGCCTGTCAACAACATTCTCTTTTTCGTCAGGATTCATCTCCTCGTATCTTCTTGCATCAAAATTTAAGGTCTGAACTATGATATTATTGTGGAAAAACATAAGGTATGATTCGTTATAATCAAGGTGAATTATACATATGTTACTTTCTTCCTTGAGTTTTGGATCTTTTTCCTTTCTCAGCTCAGCGAGATTTAAAAGGGCTATCCCCTCTGAATCTATAATATCTGCCTCCATTCCTGCATAGCCCAGTATCTCCTGAACATTCTCTATATCCTCAATTTTTGAGATAACAACTATAACAGTCAGCATATCTTTATCTTCGCTGATTATATCGTAATCGTAGATGGTTTTCCCTTTTAAGCTCTTTATATCTTCCCTTATGTTCCACTCTACAGCTTCTTCTATCTCCTTAGGGGACATTTTTGGAAGTTTTATAGTTTTGAACAGAGTTGAGCTTATTGGAATACTTACAACAACATTTTTGACATGAATGTCTCTCTTTTCTAACTCTTCTTTTAAAAGGTGTCCGGATTCCTCTTTATCTTCAAGAATTGATAGTTCAAAAGGCATTATAGGAATTGAGAAATGTCCTGCGGTTTTTTCAAGGACTGCCACCCGGGCAAAATTTTTATCCAGCTGGATTCCTACGCTTATCTTTTCCCTCTGGAACAGATTCTGAAAGGGTTTTAAAACTGTTTCTGAAATATTCATAAGTCCCCCAACATTCTTAGAATATTCTAAAATATTTTTATTTAATATACAGTATCGGTAAAAAAACGGGAAGGCTTAAGAAGACCTTCCCATTTTATTAATTATCGTGAAGACCGAGTTTTTTCTCTATCTCATAAACAGCTTTAGTAGTTTTAAGTACCGCATCAGGGTTAATTGATATTGTGTCTATTCCCTGTTCAACAAGGAACTGTGCAAAATCCGGATAATCGGAAGGACCCTGTCCACATATTCCGATCTTTCTTCCATGTTGTTTTGCTGTCTTTATAACCTGTGCTATAAGTCTCTTAACAGCCTCATTTCTCTCATCATATATAT is a window of Persephonella marina EX-H1 DNA encoding:
- the lpdA gene encoding dihydrolipoyl dehydrogenase, giving the protein MYDLIIIGMGPGGFEATLTALRKKLNIAIVEKSKVGGNCLNRACIPTKYFWTGAHQIEKLNVLDNYGIEIQNVSINFKKAWEGKEKAISFLRKSLNMLLKTKKVPVYKGRGRIIGQNEVEVIKEDGSKEVIKGENILIATGSIPVSVGNIIPDGNFVITTEDLLERTDSLPEEIIIVGGGVAGCELGYILSAYGSKVHIVELMDRLLPMPDIPEEVSRYLLRKFKKMKINTYFKTTLESYEIKDNRVFAKLSDGTQLTADKILLSIGRKPNTDIDTIGIQKDERGFIKVNKKMQTNFKNIYACGDVVNSPMLAYIASYEAKIAVDNITGKDVEADYSVIPYVLFSGFEIATVGLNEKQAKEKGIEVVTGYYPYTYNEKAVDEHESEGFVRLVFEKESKKIIGGTIVGTGASELIHIIQMAVKEEYTAEDIHNFIYFHPSLSEIFIYATYDIVAGKLF
- a CDS encoding choice-of-anchor D domain-containing protein codes for the protein MISTANYRFFSVINILLFLSLSFFSYADLKGDEIPVSIKEFNQQKPAVVYLPDKNLWFVLWEDDRNSNKFTCGTGTEACGSDIYGQFIKSDGTLCGNEIQITSFAGNQTSPTVTYNPNNQNILFAWQDSRGTTSGGYIYFNLIDVSTLNVNDCSGYNIPAPSGFSLGYTSIGGESLLSRQKPYIKYDPVNDRYFLVFVESRDENDITAETCFGLTTAAYSVGDNSYIGYAIIDSTLTVLSVDTIRNVGTVSSNRSRLISVSKSTFEEIYTFEFFTETDNPVVGIDTTANEQMIIYEGRRHIAKLTCTCQDQDANGVCNAGDTIDSSLSIEPDPEDGIKHIYGIWYSQIPLGTVQHTFIDYSLTTPSYNPSVAFDPVSKRFLVVWENVPENNNKKIYGQLVSSGVGTYSRNILISYQDADGDGNQDPNVENSKQTDPFVEFDPVNQRFFVAWQDGRNGTTSNENLDIYGQYVDSEGSLRGSNFIINTRPFNQRNPVVSFNTETQEYIALWKDAREANSYTCGTGSQPCGSNIYGQRFTIGQPQLTLLDSDGTVLYPLSIDFGEVGIKNESSEYSISIKNSGDRVLSIDCITESGTSLMPDIYEFKNPPSEITACDGTTFDIIPGSSLNLTLIFHPNTAGSHNMKLQITNNASQQVEILVQGIGVIKGASWELQDESGNSITTLNFNKVFINDKKDIKVRIVNLSTANSITINSYSISDNVNFYILGLTTPLTVNPGEFYEFTVSYIPSEIKAHTATLTLEDSIGNTFTLNMVAEATGVKVLSDIGTVVDFIELSSIPYLDSKPADFTPSKAVSFTVNTGSTTPQTVNITVVLQSIPSNLAVYKINNSGNWIKISNFIVSGNSITYPILDNGDLDLNSQTGIIEDPIVIGSESTTTSTPDNGGGSTTPPETSGSGGGCSLGSDIDYSFFGILLILTIISMRVFNMRKMVVSGVLLASALILNSCGTGPGSDVGNSVFMDTLSIDPSYIQADIVDRKDYNGDNICDEYIISGSNVTVNVTFKSVPINGGIVPSDVTFTKYRVEYYPANTTSPQIAARLYPTACTVQPETETTCSFVVAAQDLKEYFYTNNLRGAYNVKLIIEGSEVLYDKDIKIEVGAYVIFDQFIGDNDDQCTP
- a CDS encoding fimbrial assembly protein PilQ gives rise to the protein MRKITFSILILMMVLTLKSFAQQRVTAEFYGAKLSTFIDVVSKLSNKNIVWDKEALKNKDNAVYLSIRKPTSIETLFRLALKENGLTYVREGNLYIIKPAEEALITVSPVITKYLGKEIFESFVELVEGNISPTGEIKVYKTSNAIYVRDTKENVQKIKQLVEEYKKPLQREAEKLARLEEEREEELKKIRTKRAEIESLLIKKEVEIPYKDFKEIEDELVENLSSYGRYKYNKKTGKLTVIELKSNISKISKIIAKAQKIDIKTKCYYVRALEPAELLITIKESYLTKYGSVIYKSKEISKALGVEKQTTGGTGGTTGGSTISSYATEKEKNIITSLPKVCITDVPEVIDKIYKDFSEVLLKRPYQIAIEARIVQIESSYKRDLGIQWGFAASGGAGNIGYGVTTGTATGYMFDFPAGNVDVGKGASMSIGIVRGLTTSLDIQLSALEQIGKSRILSRPKVITIDGEGAEISQGIEVPYSTFGAAGGAAIARVQFKKALLKLNVIPRTTLDGNIIMNIELTQDVPDFGRAVNGQPPINTKSITSKVIAKDGTTIVIGGILEKTEQETENGVPGLRNVPLFGWLFKNKGINTTNKELLIFITPKIIYE
- a CDS encoding GspMb/PilO family protein; translated protein: MNLESLKAQWAELPEWQKILVIVLFSVLLLYGIYMVMIESKLTEKKNLQDEVQSLQLQVERLKRAARPEIRKKLEEKYVMVQKEIEQLNKQLERLKDIVPPQEDIQYILSFISTSVFRSKMTLNSFKVSKTEDIFLRYNKLEDRLEILSPSKGKKVKSAVNMKRIVISLDMVGEVSELIRFIKNLSKSERYLRIDKVVIERAKKTGKKKQPANMLQISMVVSTYYLPEGK
- a CDS encoding PilN domain-containing protein, which codes for MIKINLNPEKVKKKLERRKIGIEFLKTKTVLYIGIPVILIAGELLYLTYLNVTVSKLQEKKQRLAEERARYKDIEQEIRRLKKKVAEAEKLKEETKLKMAIFEKLSSEKTDFIPMITSIATSMPDGIWLSRLEITRSRSNLSGFTFNPRFISEFYNNLSKYYTDLKFKSTAREAGKNVSYYSFSFNMGKWQVAEKEKKE
- the pilM gene encoding type IV pilus biogenesis protein PilM, with amino-acid sequence MNISETVLKPFQNLFQREKISVGIQLDKNFARVAVLEKTAGHFSIPIMPFELSILEDKEESGHLLKEELEKRDIHVKNVVVSIPISSTLFKTIKLPKMSPKEIEEAVEWNIREDIKSLKGKTIYDYDIISEDKDMLTVIVVISKIEDIENVQEILGYAGMEADIIDSEGIALLNLAELRKEKDPKLKEESNICIIHLDYNESYLMFFHNNIIVQTLNFDARRYEEMNPDEKENVVDRLINEINYFFLTINEPKVIYISGLSGKFPEIQAYMQLKFTTRFTLVELEPITALDIKLEGSTSMSVFNVPFGLAYRRFDDD